Proteins co-encoded in one Thermomicrobiales bacterium genomic window:
- a CDS encoding isocitrate lyase/phosphoenolpyruvate mutase family protein yields MLTREQKVETFRALHERPGAFVIPNPWDAGSARILTALGFEALATTSAGYAFSVGRVDLPDTLTRDGALANAREIVEATDLPVSADLLNMFGRTPEDCAETVRLAAETGLAGGSIEDASGDDSAPIYPFDVAVERVVAAAEAARASNFVLTARAENFLHGRPDLDDTIRRLQAFADAGADVLYAPGLPSLDAIREVCASVPRPVNVVMGLSGPTWSVDQLAEVGVTRISVGGSMARAALGAFMRAAREVLEQGTFTYAGDALPHREALSYMRRD; encoded by the coding sequence ATGTTGACACGCGAGCAGAAGGTCGAGACGTTCCGCGCCCTCCACGAGCGGCCCGGCGCGTTCGTCATCCCGAACCCGTGGGACGCCGGCAGCGCCCGGATCCTGACCGCGCTTGGCTTTGAGGCGCTGGCGACGACCAGCGCCGGCTACGCGTTCTCGGTCGGGCGGGTTGATCTGCCGGACACACTGACGCGCGACGGCGCGCTGGCCAACGCTCGTGAGATCGTCGAGGCGACTGACCTGCCGGTCTCGGCCGATCTACTCAATATGTTTGGCCGCACGCCCGAGGACTGCGCCGAGACGGTCCGGCTCGCGGCCGAAACGGGGCTGGCCGGCGGCTCGATCGAAGACGCCTCCGGCGACGACTCGGCGCCGATCTACCCCTTCGACGTCGCGGTCGAGCGCGTGGTGGCGGCGGCCGAGGCCGCCCGGGCCAGCAACTTCGTCCTGACTGCCCGCGCGGAGAACTTCCTGCACGGCCGGCCAGACCTGGACGACACGATCCGCCGGCTGCAGGCGTTCGCCGACGCCGGAGCGGACGTGCTGTATGCGCCCGGCCTCCCCAGCCTGGACGCAATCCGCGAGGTCTGCGCGTCGGTCCCCCGGCCCGTGAACGTCGTGATGGGGTTGAGCGGGCCGACCTGGTCTGTCGATCAGCTGGCCGAGGTCGGCGTGACGCGGATCAGCGTCGGCGGATCGATGGCTCGCGCCGCGCTGGGCGCGTTCATGCGAGCGGCACGCGAAGTGCTGGAACAGGGCACATTCACCTACGCAGGCGACGCGCTTCCACACCGCGAGGCGCTCTCCTACATGCGGCGAGACTGA